The following proteins are co-located in the Piscirickettsia litoralis genome:
- a CDS encoding glycerophosphodiester phosphodiesterase family protein, producing the protein MNPQIDFAKVIAHRGASAEYPENTWLAFEQARLQGARWLELDVWVSAAGVPVVFHDESLTRMTNGVGKITEVSSEYLSSLKIKQRGKLFKNERIPYFEDVLVWLDKYQLSANIELKSLEASSNLQLSAKIICDLIKCFPSVALIISSFSTALLIEVRRQLPDYRLGLLVNIVSPERWQEKIDEHLAMFKRLNCFSLHVNERGLDQNQARQLKQLFACPLLSYTVNDVSRAKELLSWGVDAVFSDYPELLKVV; encoded by the coding sequence ATGAACCCTCAAATTGATTTTGCCAAAGTGATTGCTCATCGTGGCGCCAGTGCGGAGTATCCAGAAAATACCTGGCTGGCTTTTGAGCAAGCGCGTTTGCAAGGTGCAAGATGGTTGGAGCTTGATGTTTGGGTGAGTGCCGCTGGAGTACCGGTCGTTTTCCATGATGAATCACTTACGCGGATGACTAATGGTGTTGGAAAAATCACTGAGGTAAGTTCTGAATATTTATCATCACTGAAAATAAAGCAACGGGGAAAATTGTTCAAAAATGAGAGGATTCCATATTTCGAGGATGTATTAGTTTGGCTGGATAAATACCAGCTTAGTGCCAATATTGAACTAAAAAGTCTTGAAGCTAGCTCAAATTTGCAGTTAAGTGCAAAAATAATCTGTGATTTAATTAAGTGCTTTCCTAGTGTAGCGCTGATTATTTCAAGCTTTTCTACAGCTTTGTTAATCGAAGTGAGAAGGCAATTGCCAGACTATCGTTTAGGTCTGTTAGTGAATATTGTAAGCCCTGAGCGTTGGCAAGAAAAAATAGATGAGCATTTAGCGATGTTTAAGCGCCTTAATTGTTTTTCCTTACATGTGAACGAGAGGGGCTTAGATCAAAATCAAGCTCGGCAGCTTAAACAGCTATTTGCTTGCCCATTGCTTAGTTATACCGTAAACGATGTTAGTCGAGCCAAGGAACTACTGTCTTGGGGGGTGGATGCAGTGTTTAGTGATTACCCGGAGCTACTCAAGGTTGTTTGA
- the smpB gene encoding SsrA-binding protein SmpB: MAKKKVKTPENTIAVNRKARHEYNIEETYEAGMVLQGWEVKSLREGKLQLAESYVLIKQGEVYLIGSHITPLNTASTHVKADPTRTRKLLLHDYEINKLIGAVERDGYTIVPLSMYWIKGRAKLKIAFAKGKKDHDKRATEKNRDWQRQKARIMKSS, translated from the coding sequence ATGGCAAAGAAGAAAGTTAAAACTCCCGAAAATACCATCGCCGTCAATCGCAAAGCACGTCATGAATACAATATTGAAGAAACCTATGAAGCCGGTATGGTATTGCAAGGGTGGGAAGTAAAAAGCTTGCGTGAAGGTAAATTGCAACTTGCCGAAAGCTATGTATTGATTAAGCAAGGTGAGGTCTACCTTATTGGCTCACATATCACCCCGCTTAATACTGCAAGCACTCATGTAAAGGCAGACCCGACGCGCACGCGCAAATTATTACTCCATGATTATGAGATCAATAAGCTCATCGGCGCAGTAGAGCGTGATGGTTATACCATCGTTCCCTTATCAATGTACTGGATCAAAGGTCGCGCCAAGCTCAAAATCGCCTTTGCCAAAGGTAAAAAAGATCACGACAAGCGCGCTACAGAGAAAAATCGCGATTGGCAGCGTCAAAAAGCACGGATTATGAAATCAAGTTAG
- a CDS encoding MipA/OmpV family protein, whose amino-acid sequence MKKAILVAVVGCLGMTSSVWALKAAPGGAGAQQPQLPAANMWHYSTSIGAGWIPQYSGSKSYKATPLVNASAKYNDYRIALNGSSALTGINIAANVIPSKKFHFGPIFVYSFGRDDDTGNAQVNKLTEVDKSLFGGAFASYNFYKLMNPYDKLTLRTDVLHDVGGHSQGYVVNLSANYSTPLSKKLFIVTGVSARYGSSDFMESFYGVSTTDAANSGISAYKAGASLQSASVHVTGNYLINKAWSTFVSTGYTRLLGDAKDSSIVKEVGTANQFFVGAGVSYRF is encoded by the coding sequence ATGAAAAAAGCGATTTTGGTGGCAGTGGTTGGCTGTTTAGGGATGACGAGTAGTGTGTGGGCTTTAAAAGCTGCGCCTGGGGGTGCTGGAGCACAACAACCACAGCTTCCCGCAGCAAATATGTGGCACTATTCAACATCTATCGGTGCAGGGTGGATTCCGCAATATTCAGGAAGTAAGAGCTACAAAGCAACACCCTTGGTGAATGCGTCGGCTAAATACAATGACTACCGCATTGCCTTGAATGGCTCAAGCGCACTGACTGGAATTAATATTGCGGCGAATGTGATCCCAAGTAAAAAGTTTCATTTCGGTCCTATTTTCGTGTATTCGTTCGGGCGTGATGATGATACTGGCAATGCCCAAGTGAATAAATTAACCGAAGTCGATAAAAGTTTATTTGGTGGAGCGTTTGCATCTTATAATTTCTATAAGCTTATGAACCCTTATGATAAATTAACACTGCGAACCGATGTGTTGCACGATGTTGGTGGTCATAGTCAAGGTTATGTTGTTAACCTTAGTGCGAATTATTCAACACCGCTTAGTAAAAAACTATTTATCGTTACAGGAGTCAGCGCACGATATGGTAGCAGTGACTTTATGGAAAGTTTTTACGGTGTGAGTACAACGGATGCAGCAAATAGTGGAATCAGTGCCTATAAAGCTGGAGCGAGCTTGCAAAGTGCCAGTGTGCATGTCACTGGTAATTATTTAATCAATAAGGCGTGGTCGACGTTTGTGTCTACAGGTTATACCCGATTACTTGGTGATGCGAAGGACAGCTCTATTGTTAAAGAAGTTGGAACAGCGAATCAGTTCTTTGTGGGTGCCGGCGTCAGTTATCGCTTCTAA
- the pip gene encoding prolyl aminopeptidase encodes MLTLYPRIKPNQTHQLQVDSQHTLYIEESGNPQGIPILYVHGGPGGSCSDRSRRYFDPEAYRIILFDQRGCGRSTPHGSVDNNTTVHLIEDIEKIREHLNIKQWLIFGGSWGSTLSLLYAQEHPERVSGLILRGIFLATQHDINWFLGESGIGEIFPDYWQDFTRHIDASSTKALINDYHERLFGDNEIERLNAAKKWAGFEARCATLDPNPKHVKSATDPHYALAIARIECHYFKNNCFIEEGRILNHIGRLSGTPCIIVHGRYDMICPIKNAWQLHQAWPESQLNIIRDAGHSADEPAIIDALIRATNTMSLRF; translated from the coding sequence ATGCTAACACTCTACCCACGCATCAAACCCAATCAAACCCATCAATTACAAGTCGATTCCCAGCATACCCTCTACATCGAGGAAAGCGGCAATCCCCAAGGAATTCCCATTCTTTATGTTCATGGCGGTCCGGGCGGCAGCTGCTCTGATCGCAGTCGTCGCTACTTTGACCCAGAAGCTTACCGAATTATTTTATTTGACCAACGCGGTTGTGGTCGCTCGACTCCCCATGGTTCCGTGGATAATAACACCACAGTACACCTCATTGAAGACATAGAAAAAATTCGCGAGCATTTAAATATCAAACAATGGCTCATTTTTGGCGGTTCGTGGGGCTCAACTCTTTCTTTACTCTACGCACAAGAGCATCCGGAGCGCGTCAGCGGTTTAATCTTGCGTGGCATTTTCCTAGCAACTCAACATGATATCAATTGGTTTTTAGGTGAATCGGGTATCGGGGAAATTTTCCCTGATTATTGGCAGGACTTTACTCGTCACATCGATGCCAGCTCAACAAAAGCTCTGATTAATGACTATCATGAGCGTCTCTTTGGCGATAATGAAATCGAACGACTCAATGCCGCCAAAAAGTGGGCTGGCTTTGAAGCACGTTGCGCCACACTTGACCCAAACCCCAAACATGTAAAATCAGCCACTGACCCACATTATGCCCTCGCCATTGCCAGAATTGAATGTCATTATTTTAAAAATAATTGTTTTATCGAAGAGGGCCGCATTCTTAATCACATTGGCCGCCTTAGCGGCACACCTTGTATTATTGTCCATGGCCGTTATGATATGATTTGCCCGATTAAAAATGCCTGGCAACTTCATCAAGCCTGGCCTGAATCTCAACTGAATATTATCCGTGATGCCGGTCATAGTGCGGACGAGCCTGCCATTATCGATGCTCTTATTCGCGCAACAAATACCATGTCATTAAGGTTTTAA
- the glsA gene encoding glutaminase A: MSGSLLDEKHIQQVLDEAVASVRDCQEGRVADYIPELAQVDAEFTGVSVRLTDGRYLFSGDSDRERFSLQSVAKLVLLIGLLEEFGEEQVFSWVKVEPSGDDFSSVARLDQFGPLPSNPMLNAGAIALSSHIPGNNEARFAWLNRWVERLFGKGLAVNMQVFASERRTGDRNRALAYLMKSNNVITGSVEETLEHYFYLCSFEASLQQSSYLPYLLAHSGCNSEGMQIISKKTVQHVNAIMATCGLYNESGTHLVRTGMPAKSGVAGYIVAVVPETAGIAVLSPRINQKGTSVRGEKILAYLANELNWHFYR, from the coding sequence GTGAGTGGATCATTGCTTGATGAAAAGCATATTCAGCAGGTATTAGATGAAGCTGTTGCGAGTGTCAGAGACTGTCAAGAAGGTCGTGTTGCTGATTATATTCCTGAGCTTGCACAGGTCGATGCTGAATTTACTGGGGTTTCTGTGAGGCTCACAGATGGTCGCTATTTATTTTCAGGAGACTCTGATCGTGAGCGGTTTAGCTTGCAAAGTGTTGCGAAATTGGTGTTATTAATCGGTCTGCTTGAAGAATTTGGCGAAGAGCAAGTATTTTCGTGGGTGAAAGTCGAACCATCGGGAGATGATTTTTCATCGGTTGCCCGTTTGGATCAGTTTGGCCCATTGCCATCTAATCCAATGCTAAATGCAGGAGCGATTGCTTTAAGTAGTCATATTCCAGGGAACAATGAAGCGCGTTTTGCTTGGTTAAATCGTTGGGTCGAGCGTTTATTTGGCAAGGGTTTAGCGGTTAATATGCAAGTATTTGCCTCAGAGCGCAGAACTGGAGATCGTAATCGTGCTTTGGCTTATTTGATGAAAAGTAATAATGTGATTACTGGGAGTGTTGAAGAGACACTAGAGCATTATTTTTATTTATGTTCTTTTGAAGCATCGTTGCAGCAAAGTTCTTATTTGCCTTATTTATTGGCTCATTCTGGTTGCAACAGTGAAGGGATGCAAATTATTTCGAAAAAAACTGTCCAGCATGTTAATGCCATCATGGCAACTTGCGGCCTGTATAACGAGTCAGGAACGCACCTGGTGCGCACGGGAATGCCTGCGAAAAGTGGTGTTGCCGGTTATATTGTTGCTGTAGTGCCAGAAACTGCCGGCATTGCTGTACTTAGCCCGCGGATTAATCAAAAAGGCACTAGTGTTCGTGGTGAGAAAATATTGGCTTATTTAGCGAATGAGCTGAATTGGCATTTTTATCGTTAA